Proteins encoded together in one Deinococcus metalli window:
- a CDS encoding HAD family hydrolase codes for MTSFPRPLLVLDLDETLWYGMEATDDADIQFSLRPHLGLFLDHVSQDFDLAVWTAASGDWMRRGLSVLHAETGFDLAGRAVFLWDRERCSWRRGEDGELRQRKPARKFRAGWLRARYPRGRILAVDDVPGNYACGYGHLVRVTSWTGEESDMELWHLAAYLRSIAQTGDFRTLEKRGWRSRMPE; via the coding sequence ATGACGTCGTTTCCCCGGCCCCTGCTGGTGCTCGATCTCGACGAGACGCTGTGGTATGGCATGGAGGCCACGGACGACGCCGATATCCAGTTCAGCCTGCGTCCGCATCTCGGCCTCTTTCTGGATCACGTCTCGCAGGACTTCGATCTGGCCGTGTGGACGGCGGCGTCCGGTGACTGGATGCGGCGGGGCCTGAGCGTGCTCCACGCGGAGACGGGCTTTGATCTGGCCGGCCGCGCCGTGTTCCTGTGGGATAGGGAGCGCTGCTCGTGGCGTCGGGGCGAGGACGGGGAACTGCGCCAGCGCAAGCCCGCGCGCAAGTTCCGGGCCGGGTGGCTGCGCGCCCGCTATCCACGTGGCCGCATCCTCGCGGTGGACGACGTGCCGGGGAACTACGCCTGCGGGTACGGTCATCTCGTCCGCGTGACGTCGTGGACGGGAGAGGAGTCCGACATGGAACTGTGGCATCTCGCCGCGTACCTGCGCTCCATCGCGCAGACCGGGGACTTCCGCACGCTGGAGAAGCGGGGCTGGCGCTCGCGCATGCCGGAGTGA
- a CDS encoding aminotransferase-like domain-containing protein, translated as MTTPALPDAPRWAALLGGWRAHPGPLHARLTAALRGAITAGQLAPGERLPAERALAALLGVSRSTVVGALDDLAESGWVTRRVGSGTHVSPTAPRRSPVMTLRTPVAVGGPPDDTLDFTIAVPLLTNAQRVRMRGAAQDAFVESVYHPHGLPELRAVLAEVYTREGLATRPEQVVVTSGAQQAISLIAATVLRRGDHALLETPTYFGAIDVFRAAGAELHGVPVGERGVNPDDFARVVRAHRPRLAFLTPTYHNPTGTVLSPRDRGRVAGVIADEALPTIEDDTLYDLGFTDTPPPARLSTHAPGAPIVNVGSLSKLYWAGLRVGWMRVPDAYAGPLGQAKTLADFGGSLPAQHIALHLLSDLDTLRRDRREQVRAARDLLAGLLRAHLPEWSFRTPDGGQYLWIELPTPGASRFTHLAAPYGVRLFPGASMGVEPLPDRYLRLPFTLDPERLPDAVLRLRAAWAEFRARPGSEGLA; from the coding sequence ATGACCACCCCCGCGCTGCCGGATGCGCCCCGCTGGGCGGCGCTGCTGGGCGGCTGGCGCGCCCACCCCGGCCCGCTGCACGCCCGCCTGACCGCGGCGCTGCGCGGAGCGATCACCGCCGGACAGCTCGCGCCGGGCGAGCGGCTGCCGGCCGAACGCGCCCTGGCGGCGCTGCTGGGCGTGAGCCGCAGCACCGTGGTCGGCGCGCTGGACGACCTTGCCGAGAGCGGCTGGGTCACGCGGCGGGTGGGGAGCGGCACGCACGTCTCCCCCACCGCGCCGCGCCGGTCGCCCGTCATGACGCTGCGTACGCCCGTCGCGGTGGGCGGCCCGCCGGACGACACGCTGGACTTCACCATCGCCGTGCCCCTGCTGACGAACGCGCAGCGCGTGCGGATGCGCGGGGCCGCGCAGGACGCGTTTGTCGAGAGCGTGTACCACCCGCACGGCCTGCCGGAGCTGCGCGCCGTGCTGGCCGAGGTGTACACCCGCGAGGGCCTGGCGACCCGCCCGGAGCAGGTCGTGGTCACCAGCGGCGCGCAGCAGGCCATCTCGCTGATCGCCGCCACCGTGCTGCGCCGCGGCGACCACGCCCTGCTGGAGACGCCGACGTACTTCGGGGCCATTGACGTGTTCCGGGCCGCCGGCGCCGAACTGCACGGCGTCCCGGTGGGCGAGCGCGGCGTGAACCCCGACGACTTCGCCCGCGTGGTGCGCGCGCACCGCCCGCGCCTGGCATTCCTGACGCCCACCTACCACAACCCCACCGGCACCGTCCTGTCGCCCCGCGACCGCGGGCGCGTGGCCGGCGTGATCGCGGACGAGGCGCTGCCCACCATCGAGGACGACACGCTGTACGACCTCGGCTTCACGGACACGCCGCCGCCCGCCCGGCTGAGCACCCACGCGCCCGGAGCGCCCATCGTCAACGTCGGATCACTCAGCAAGCTGTACTGGGCGGGCCTGCGTGTGGGCTGGATGCGCGTGCCCGACGCCTACGCCGGCCCGCTGGGACAGGCCAAGACCCTCGCGGACTTCGGCGGCAGCCTGCCCGCACAGCACATCGCCCTGCACCTGCTCAGCGACCTGGACACCTTGCGCCGCGACCGCCGCGAGCAGGTGCGCGCCGCCCGCGACCTGCTGGCCGGCCTGCTGCGCGCCCACCTGCCCGAGTGGTCGTTCCGTACGCCGGACGGCGGGCAGTACCTGTGGATCGAGTTGCCCACGCCCGGCGCGAGCCGCTTCACGCACCTCGCCGCGCCCTACGGCGTGCGCCTGTTCCCCGGCGCGAGCATGGGCGTCGAACCGCTGCCCGACCGGTACCTGCGGCTGCCCTTTACTCTCGACCCCGAGCGCCTGCCCGACGCCGTGCTGCGCCTGCGCGCCGCGTGGGCCGAGTTCCGGGCGCGGCCTGGGTCGGAGGGGCTGGCGTAG
- a CDS encoding benzoate/H(+) symporter BenE family transporter — MTTVAPVPRTFWRDTHPSALLSGLITMVIGWAGPNVLIYSVAQAAHLSSATAMSWLWAHAIFTGLVGITLSLRTRMPILSTWSTPGIAFLVTALPGIPFPEAVGAFITSGVLVILLGTFPPLTRALQAIPAPLAAALNAAILLPFGFRALQAFGQMPLLVGAMILTFFVLRQLAPRWAVAGVLVAGVAASAGLGLLSGAPVPLELTRPQFVMPAFSVHATLNLALPLTLLAFTGQFVPGFGVLKANGYEPAPGPVLRACGVASVGAALFGCHNLTLGALLANIVSGPEAHPDASKRYTAAVWAGAFNIVVGLFAGTVLHLMGVLPTQALAALAGLALLTATASSLGAAFQGSRAGSLAVPVILLVTLSGITPLGIGSAFWGILAGLAVHWVETRPART; from the coding sequence ATGACGACCGTGGCCCCTGTACCGCGCACCTTCTGGCGCGACACGCACCCCAGCGCCCTGCTGAGCGGCCTGATCACCATGGTGATCGGCTGGGCCGGCCCGAACGTCCTGATCTACTCGGTGGCCCAGGCCGCCCACCTCTCCAGCGCGACTGCGATGTCGTGGCTGTGGGCGCACGCCATCTTCACCGGTCTGGTGGGCATCACCCTCAGCCTGCGCACGCGCATGCCCATCCTCAGCACGTGGAGCACGCCCGGCATCGCCTTCCTGGTGACCGCGCTGCCCGGCATTCCCTTTCCGGAGGCGGTCGGGGCGTTCATCACCTCCGGCGTGCTGGTGATCCTGCTGGGCACCTTCCCGCCCCTGACCCGCGCGCTCCAGGCGATCCCCGCGCCGCTGGCCGCTGCGCTGAATGCCGCGATCCTGCTGCCCTTCGGCTTCCGGGCGTTGCAGGCCTTCGGGCAGATGCCGCTGCTGGTGGGCGCGATGATCCTGACCTTCTTCGTGCTGCGGCAACTCGCGCCGCGCTGGGCGGTCGCGGGCGTGCTGGTGGCCGGCGTGGCGGCCAGCGCCGGCCTGGGCCTGCTGAGCGGCGCGCCGGTGCCCCTGGAACTCACCCGGCCGCAGTTCGTGATGCCTGCGTTCAGCGTGCACGCCACCCTGAACCTCGCGCTGCCGCTCACGCTGCTGGCGTTCACCGGGCAGTTCGTGCCGGGCTTCGGGGTGCTCAAGGCGAACGGCTACGAGCCCGCGCCGGGGCCGGTGCTGCGGGCCTGTGGGGTCGCCAGCGTCGGCGCGGCGCTGTTCGGCTGCCACAACCTCACGCTGGGCGCGCTGCTGGCGAACATCGTCAGCGGCCCCGAGGCGCACCCCGACGCCAGCAAGCGCTACACCGCCGCCGTGTGGGCCGGCGCGTTCAATATCGTGGTCGGCCTGTTCGCCGGCACGGTGCTGCACCTGATGGGCGTGCTGCCGACCCAGGCCCTCGCCGCGCTCGCGGGGCTGGCCCTGCTGACCGCGACCGCCAGCAGCCTGGGCGCCGCGTTCCAGGGCAGCCGAGCGGGCTCGCTCGCCGTGCCGGTGATCCTGCTCGTCACCCTCAGCGGGATCACGCCGCTCGGTATCGGCTCGGCGTTCTGGGGCATCCTCGCGGGCCTCGCGGTGCACTGGGTCGAGACCCGGCCCGCGCGCACCTGA
- the cpt gene encoding chloramphenicol phosphotransferase CPT, with translation METQVIVLNGGSSAGKSSIARGLQDLLPAPWLTLGTDTLVAALPASLREAGSGIGFGPDGQVKTGAVFRALDVAWSAGVAQIARSGARVIVDDVFLGGAASQARWHGALVGLAVLWVGVRCDPAVAEARERARGDRVPGMARTQADLVHVGVTYDLTVDTTHMDARSAAQHIAAHVM, from the coding sequence GTGGAAACCCAGGTGATCGTCCTCAACGGCGGCTCCAGCGCCGGCAAGTCCAGCATCGCGCGCGGCCTGCAAGACCTGCTGCCCGCGCCGTGGCTCACGCTGGGCACCGATACCCTGGTCGCGGCGCTGCCCGCGTCGCTGCGGGAGGCCGGCAGCGGCATCGGGTTCGGCCCGGACGGACAGGTGAAGACCGGCGCGGTCTTCCGCGCCCTGGACGTCGCGTGGAGCGCGGGCGTGGCCCAGATAGCCCGCTCCGGCGCCCGCGTGATCGTGGACGACGTCTTTCTGGGCGGCGCGGCCTCGCAGGCGCGCTGGCACGGGGCCCTGGTGGGCCTGGCCGTGCTGTGGGTCGGTGTGCGCTGTGACCCGGCCGTCGCGGAGGCGCGGGAGCGGGCGCGCGGGGACCGGGTGCCGGGCATGGCCCGCACCCAGGCCGATCTGGTGCACGTGGGCGTGACCTACGACCTGACGGTGGACACGACACACATGGACGCGCGGAGTGCCGCACAGCACATTGCCGCGCACGTGATGTGA
- a CDS encoding AMP-binding protein: MNIPLTPLDLVRRGVTVYPDKVAVIQPGGPRYTYREWGGRIFQLARAVQSAGHAGAHVAVLSPNTHQGLLTYSAVPWAGAVLVPLNTRLTPEEYAFQLRHAEVRLLLVDESLHDRVQDVAREQGIEVWVMGEGAAGAAFEERLGAQDASTLPIPITDEDATITINFTSGTTSSPKGVMLTHRNTLLNAIETIYYFKADQDSVYLHTLPDFHANGWGGVWSPFGVGATHVTLPVVRADHAYDAIETYGVTHLCAAPTVLGMLTDPTQARQLTRPVRVATAGSPPHARTIADMNALGFHVTQVYGLTEVSPLVTVAELSAAQEALPTAERAPLIARQGFEMLLAGEVDVMDDHLSPTPHDGTTLGEIMVRGNLIMKGYYRNPDATARALDGGWFHTGDVAVTHPDGRIEIRDRNKDVIISGGENISSVEVEGVLYAHPAVREAVVVAMPDEKWGEVPCAFIALHAGQRATPDDLSAHVRGHLAGFKVPKHYEFRDDLPKTASGKFQKFVLRGELWAGRERAVN, encoded by the coding sequence ATGAACATCCCCCTGACCCCGCTCGATCTCGTGCGCCGCGGCGTGACCGTCTACCCGGACAAGGTGGCGGTGATCCAGCCCGGCGGGCCGCGCTACACCTACCGCGAGTGGGGCGGGCGGATCTTCCAGCTTGCGCGCGCGGTGCAGTCGGCCGGGCACGCGGGCGCGCACGTGGCCGTGCTGTCCCCCAACACGCACCAGGGCCTGCTGACCTACAGCGCCGTGCCGTGGGCGGGGGCGGTGCTCGTGCCGCTGAACACCCGCCTGACGCCCGAGGAATACGCGTTCCAGCTCCGCCACGCCGAGGTCAGGCTCCTCCTAGTGGACGAGAGCCTGCACGACCGTGTGCAGGACGTCGCGCGCGAGCAGGGCATCGAGGTGTGGGTGATGGGCGAGGGCGCGGCCGGCGCCGCCTTCGAGGAACGCCTGGGCGCACAGGACGCCTCCACGCTTCCCATCCCCATCACCGACGAGGACGCGACGATCACCATCAACTTCACGTCCGGCACGACGTCCAGCCCCAAGGGCGTGATGCTCACGCACCGCAACACCCTGCTGAACGCCATCGAGACCATCTACTACTTCAAGGCCGACCAGGACAGCGTGTACCTGCACACCCTGCCGGACTTCCACGCGAACGGCTGGGGCGGCGTGTGGAGCCCCTTCGGGGTGGGTGCCACGCACGTCACTCTGCCCGTCGTGCGGGCCGACCACGCCTATGACGCCATCGAGACCTACGGCGTCACGCACCTGTGCGCCGCGCCGACGGTGCTGGGCATGCTGACCGACCCCACGCAGGCGCGGCAGCTCACGCGCCCGGTGCGGGTCGCCACCGCCGGCAGTCCGCCGCACGCGCGCACCATCGCGGACATGAACGCCCTGGGCTTCCACGTCACGCAGGTGTACGGCCTGACCGAGGTCAGCCCGCTGGTCACGGTGGCGGAACTCTCGGCCGCGCAGGAAGCGCTGCCCACCGCCGAGCGCGCGCCGTTGATCGCCCGGCAGGGCTTCGAGATGCTCCTGGCGGGCGAGGTGGACGTGATGGACGATCACCTGAGCCCCACCCCGCACGACGGCACGACCCTGGGCGAGATCATGGTGCGCGGCAACCTGATCATGAAGGGCTACTACCGCAACCCGGACGCGACCGCCAGGGCGCTGGACGGCGGGTGGTTCCACACCGGCGACGTGGCGGTCACGCACCCCGACGGCCGCATCGAGATCCGCGACCGCAACAAGGACGTGATCATCTCCGGCGGCGAGAACATCAGCAGCGTTGAGGTCGAGGGCGTGCTGTACGCCCACCCGGCCGTGCGCGAGGCCGTGGTGGTCGCCATGCCCGACGAGAAGTGGGGCGAGGTGCCGTGTGCGTTCATCGCCCTGCACGCCGGGCAACGCGCCACGCCGGACGACCTGAGCGCCCATGTGCGGGGGCACCTCGCGGGCTTCAAAGTGCCCAAGCACTACGAGTTCCGCGACGACCTGCCCAAGACCGCCAGCGGCAAGTTCCAGAAGTTCGTGCTGCGCGGCGAGCTGTGGGCCGGCCGCGAACGCGCCGTGAACTGA
- a CDS encoding nucleoside deaminase, translating into MPDTPAARTPLDHARHLREALALAHEGQKAGSAPVGAVLVDAHGHVVARGRNRVGEAQSAEHVGDASVAHAEMDVYFQVGKLDAPETLTLYTSLEPCLMCGGASALLGIGRIVWATDDPWGGSGRLIKWSEHPAMQDTEVIPCPDAALEHEGAALFAPEAKKAFPEEGWALWRQRYPQETAEVEARE; encoded by the coding sequence ATGCCCGACACGCCCGCGGCCCGGACTCCCCTCGACCACGCCCGCCACCTGCGCGAGGCCCTCGCCCTGGCCCACGAGGGCCAGAAGGCCGGCAGTGCCCCCGTCGGGGCTGTGCTGGTCGATGCCCACGGCCACGTGGTCGCGCGGGGCCGCAACCGCGTGGGTGAAGCGCAGAGCGCCGAGCACGTCGGCGACGCCAGCGTGGCGCACGCCGAGATGGACGTCTACTTCCAGGTGGGCAAACTCGACGCGCCGGAGACCCTGACCCTGTACACCAGCCTGGAACCGTGCCTGATGTGCGGCGGCGCCAGCGCCCTGCTCGGGATCGGGCGGATCGTGTGGGCCACCGACGACCCCTGGGGCGGTTCCGGCCGCCTGATCAAGTGGTCCGAGCACCCCGCCATGCAGGACACGGAGGTCATTCCCTGCCCCGACGCCGCCCTGGAACACGAGGGCGCCGCCCTGTTCGCCCCGGAAGCGAAAAAGGCCTTCCCGGAGGAGGGCTGGGCGCTGTGGCGCCAGCGGTATCCGCAGGAGACGGCCGAGGTAGAAGCGCGGGAATGA
- a CDS encoding AAA family ATPase, whose product MLYVTSGLPGTGKSTLARQLAPHLRAAYLRVDTVEAALLRFGIQASVEGYAVSYAVALDNLRLGTAVVVDVVNPLAVTRGAWAGVAAEAGTPLVNIEVVCSNPAEHRRRVEVRHDDPANRAGEWTPPTWASVQAFAQEFEPWQGERVVVDTAGRTAEEAFTALRAALGV is encoded by the coding sequence ATGCTCTACGTCACGTCCGGTCTGCCCGGTACCGGCAAGTCCACGCTGGCCCGGCAGCTCGCGCCGCACCTGCGGGCCGCCTACCTGCGGGTGGACACCGTGGAGGCGGCCCTGCTGCGCTTCGGCATCCAGGCCAGCGTGGAGGGCTACGCCGTATCGTACGCCGTGGCCCTGGACAACCTGCGGCTGGGGACGGCCGTGGTGGTGGACGTGGTCAATCCGCTGGCCGTCACGCGGGGGGCGTGGGCAGGCGTAGCTGCGGAGGCCGGAACGCCGCTGGTCAACATCGAGGTCGTCTGCTCAAACCCGGCGGAGCACCGCCGGCGGGTGGAGGTGCGGCACGACGACCCGGCGAACCGGGCGGGCGAGTGGACGCCGCCCACGTGGGCCTCCGTGCAGGCGTTCGCGCAGGAGTTCGAGCCGTGGCAGGGCGAGCGCGTGGTGGTGGACACCGCCGGGCGGACAGCGGAGGAGGCGTTCACGGCGCTGCGGGCAGCACTGGGGGTCTAG
- a CDS encoding Type 1 glutamine amidotransferase-like domain-containing protein, producing the protein MRLYLSSFRMGNHTHRLLDMLRGGRETALIRNAVEGQPFRQDSLDRDVGDLEQLGLDVTVLDLRTLGAVEQLPDFDLLFVRGGNVFTLRRVLAETGADAAILELLHADAVVYAGFSAGPCVLSPDLRPLAAVDPVSDATDLVTTGLGVLDRLFLPHVDSPGHPETADCTRLADGLAAQGLPHWRLRDGDVLVRDGERDELLT; encoded by the coding sequence ATGCGCCTGTATTTGTCGTCGTTCCGGATGGGCAACCACACGCACCGGCTGCTGGACATGCTGCGGGGTGGCCGCGAGACCGCGCTGATCCGCAACGCCGTGGAGGGTCAACCCTTCCGGCAGGACTCGCTGGATCGGGACGTGGGTGACCTCGAACAGCTCGGACTGGATGTCACGGTGCTCGATCTACGGACACTGGGCGCGGTGGAGCAGTTGCCGGACTTCGACCTGCTGTTCGTGCGCGGCGGGAACGTCTTCACGCTGCGCCGCGTCCTGGCCGAGACGGGGGCAGACGCGGCGATTCTGGAACTGCTGCACGCAGACGCCGTGGTGTACGCGGGTTTCAGCGCAGGACCGTGTGTGCTGTCGCCGGATCTGCGTCCGCTGGCAGCGGTCGATCCGGTCAGCGATGCGACCGATCTGGTCACGACGGGCCTGGGCGTCCTTGATCGGCTGTTCCTGCCGCACGTCGATTCGCCGGGGCACCCGGAGACCGCCGACTGCACGCGCCTGGCCGACGGGCTGGCCGCCCAGGGCCTCCCGCACTGGCGGCTGCGCGACGGCGACGTGCTGGTGCGGGACGGCGAGCGGGATGAGCTGCTGACGTGA
- a CDS encoding helix-turn-helix domain-containing protein has translation MTSSELGLGATLRAWRDRLNPAGAGLPVTQRRRTAGLRREELAELAGISVDYLVRLEQGRAATPSAGAVAALARALRLDAAERDHLYQLAGLQPPAPAVIEDAVPPGVQRLVTRLGDVAVAVFTADWRLVWWTPTWAALLGDPAGVPPEERSLVRARFPVPGQAGRVEAWPVQSSSLEASNRAIVADLRRASVRYPTDTRLADLLQRLIAGNATFAALWRGGAVGQHTEDCKTVEHPVVGDIHVDCDVLSTGDSDFKIVALTSPPGSEDARRIDRARQRLAADVTAV, from the coding sequence GTGACATCCTCCGAACTCGGTCTGGGGGCCACGCTGCGGGCGTGGCGTGACCGGCTCAACCCGGCCGGGGCGGGGCTACCGGTCACGCAGCGTCGGCGCACGGCCGGGCTGCGGCGGGAAGAACTGGCGGAGCTGGCCGGCATTTCCGTCGATTACCTCGTCCGGCTGGAGCAGGGCCGGGCGGCCACGCCGTCTGCGGGGGCAGTGGCGGCGCTGGCCCGTGCTCTGAGGCTGGACGCCGCCGAGCGAGACCACCTGTACCAGCTGGCCGGACTGCAGCCGCCCGCGCCGGCCGTCATCGAGGACGCCGTGCCGCCGGGCGTCCAGCGGCTGGTCACGCGCCTGGGCGACGTGGCCGTGGCCGTGTTCACCGCCGACTGGCGGCTGGTGTGGTGGACCCCCACGTGGGCGGCCCTGCTGGGCGACCCGGCGGGCGTTCCACCGGAGGAACGCAGCCTCGTGCGGGCCCGTTTCCCGGTGCCGGGGCAGGCGGGACGGGTGGAGGCCTGGCCGGTGCAGTCGAGCAGCCTGGAGGCGTCCAACCGGGCCATCGTCGCCGATCTGCGCCGCGCCAGCGTCCGCTACCCCACCGATACCCGGCTGGCCGATCTGCTCCAGCGGCTGATCGCCGGGAACGCGACCTTCGCGGCCCTGTGGCGGGGCGGCGCCGTCGGTCAGCACACCGAAGACTGCAAGACGGTCGAACACCCGGTCGTGGGCGACATCCACGTGGACTGCGACGTGCTCTCGACCGGCGACAGCGATTTTAAGATCGTGGCGCTGACGAGCCCGCCCGGCAGCGAGGATGCGCGCCGGATCGACCGGGCCCGGCAGCGGCTGGCGGCCGACGTGACGGCCGTGTGA
- a CDS encoding VOC family protein, whose protein sequence is MTGLQFSMHHFGLSVPDLDATIAWYTATLDFELEAAYDVAVLPARAAFLRHGAVRVELFEVSGAVPAPENAQDLRVHGLRHVALAVDDIVATRDLLRTRGVEFVSEPATVPGSGGDRYAFFRDNNGILIELFEMYRA, encoded by the coding sequence ATGACCGGACTCCAGTTCTCCATGCATCACTTCGGCCTCTCCGTGCCCGACCTCGACGCGACCATCGCGTGGTACACCGCGACACTCGACTTTGAACTGGAGGCCGCCTACGACGTCGCGGTCCTGCCGGCGCGGGCCGCCTTCCTGCGCCACGGGGCCGTCCGGGTGGAACTCTTCGAGGTCAGCGGGGCTGTGCCCGCCCCGGAGAACGCCCAGGATCTGCGGGTGCACGGGCTCCGGCACGTGGCACTGGCGGTGGACGACATCGTTGCGACCCGCGACCTGCTGCGGACGCGGGGGGTGGAGTTCGTCTCGGAACCCGCGACCGTGCCCGGCTCCGGCGGCGACCGGTACGCGTTCTTCCGGGACAACAACGGCATCCTGATCGAGCTGTTCGAGATGTACCGGGCCTGA
- a CDS encoding LLM class flavin-dependent oxidoreductase, with translation MKNIGFLSFGHWTPSPQSGTRSARDVLLQSIDLAVAAEELGADGAYFRVHHFARQLSSPFPLLAAVGAKTSRIEIGTGVIDMRYENPFYMAEDAGSADLISGGRLQLGISRGSPEQVIDGWRHFGFAPAEGQSEADMARHHADVFLDLLEGRGFAQPHPRPMFPNPPGLLRLEPYSEGLRERIWWGAATTATAVWAAQRGMNLQSSTLVFDESGRPFHEQQAEQIRAYRAAWAEAGHTRTPRVSVSRSIFALTDDRDRMYFGGQGQDRDQFGRIDSARAVFGRSYAAEPDTLIEELRGDTAIAEADTLLLTVPNQLGVEYNAHVIESILKDVAPALGWR, from the coding sequence ATGAAGAACATCGGCTTCCTCTCGTTCGGGCACTGGACGCCCTCGCCGCAGTCGGGCACACGCTCGGCCCGCGACGTGCTGCTGCAATCGATCGATCTGGCCGTCGCCGCCGAGGAACTGGGCGCAGACGGCGCGTATTTCCGCGTCCACCACTTCGCGCGGCAACTGTCCTCGCCCTTTCCGCTTCTGGCGGCCGTGGGGGCCAAGACCAGCCGCATCGAGATCGGCACGGGCGTCATCGACATGCGCTACGAGAACCCCTTCTACATGGCCGAGGACGCGGGATCGGCCGACCTGATCTCGGGCGGTCGTCTGCAACTGGGCATCAGCCGGGGCTCACCGGAACAGGTGATCGACGGCTGGCGGCACTTCGGCTTTGCGCCCGCCGAGGGCCAGAGCGAGGCCGACATGGCCCGGCACCACGCCGACGTGTTTCTGGACCTGCTGGAGGGTCGCGGCTTCGCCCAGCCCCACCCGCGCCCGATGTTCCCGAACCCGCCGGGACTGCTGCGCCTGGAACCGTATTCCGAGGGATTGCGCGAACGGATCTGGTGGGGTGCGGCGACCACCGCCACAGCGGTCTGGGCCGCGCAGCGGGGCATGAACCTGCAGAGCTCCACCCTGGTCTTCGACGAGAGCGGCCGGCCCTTTCACGAGCAGCAGGCCGAGCAGATCCGGGCCTACCGCGCCGCGTGGGCCGAGGCCGGACACACCCGGACGCCGCGCGTGTCGGTCAGCCGCAGCATCTTTGCCCTGACCGATGACCGCGACCGCATGTACTTCGGCGGACAGGGGCAGGACCGCGACCAGTTCGGGCGGATCGACAGTGCGCGGGCCGTGTTCGGGCGCAGTTACGCCGCCGAGCCCGACACGCTGATCGAGGAGCTGCGCGGCGACACCGCGATCGCCGAGGCCGATACCCTGCTGCTGACGGTGCCGAACCAGCTCGGCGTGGAGTACAACGCCCACGTCATCGAGTCCATCCTGAAGGATGTGGCACCGGCGCTGGGCTGGCGATGA